One Glutamicibacter mishrai genomic window carries:
- a CDS encoding carbohydrate ABC transporter permease, which yields MSSSTNYRSLGAAKRSRASKQDLRLAIIFLTPAAIGFLVFLVWPTLRGIWLSFTSYNLLTPAEFVGFANYERMLGDPVFWNSMKVTVEYVVINIGLQTAIALIIALLMHRLTQSTLLRGIVLMPYLVSNVVTAIVFLWVLDVQFGVANQVLEWIGVDKIGFLSSETWAIPTIALINVWRHVGYTALLIFAGLQMLPNDVFEAAKLDGAGEFRSFFSITMPLLRPIMALVLIMTVIGSFQVFDTVAVTTGGGPANATNVLQLYIYDVAFGRFQFGYASAMSVALLLVLGIITFIQFRLTRAGSSDMN from the coding sequence ATGAGTTCCTCGACCAACTACCGCTCACTGGGCGCTGCGAAACGTAGTCGTGCATCAAAGCAGGACCTGCGTCTGGCCATCATCTTCCTGACTCCAGCAGCCATCGGCTTTTTGGTGTTCTTGGTGTGGCCAACCCTGCGCGGAATCTGGCTGAGCTTCACCTCCTACAACCTACTGACCCCAGCTGAATTTGTAGGCTTCGCCAACTATGAACGCATGCTTGGCGACCCAGTGTTCTGGAACTCGATGAAGGTCACCGTAGAGTACGTGGTCATCAACATCGGGCTGCAAACGGCGATCGCGTTGATCATCGCCTTGCTGATGCACCGGCTGACCCAATCCACACTATTGCGCGGTATCGTCCTGATGCCCTATCTGGTCTCCAACGTCGTGACCGCCATCGTGTTCCTGTGGGTTCTGGACGTTCAGTTCGGTGTAGCCAACCAGGTTCTTGAATGGATCGGCGTGGACAAGATTGGTTTCCTCTCCAGCGAAACCTGGGCCATCCCTACCATCGCGTTGATCAATGTTTGGCGCCACGTCGGATACACTGCTCTACTGATTTTTGCCGGTTTGCAGATGCTACCCAACGACGTTTTTGAAGCTGCCAAGTTGGACGGCGCGGGCGAATTCCGCTCCTTCTTCTCCATCACCATGCCACTGCTACGTCCAATCATGGCGTTAGTGCTGATCATGACCGTCATCGGTTCTTTCCAGGTCTTTGATACGGTCGCGGTGACTACCGGCGGCGGCCCAGCTAACGCCACCAATGTCTTGCAGCTATACATCTACGACGTTGCCTTCGGCCGTTTCCAGTTCGGATACGCCTCAGCAATGTCAGTAGCCCTGCTGCTCGTTTTGGGCATCATCACCTTCATCCAATTCCGCTTGACCCGTGCCGGGTCCAGCGACATGAACTAA
- a CDS encoding carbohydrate ABC transporter permease has product MTTTAARRVEANIEPKPTKTRRRLSPGRIVAWAIMILVIIVTLFPFYWMLRTALSTNPGLQANPDSWLPPEFTFGAFERVFGLQDTEQAIAEGGSGTQLNFWRYLLNSVFVSTLITVCQLAFSAMAAFAFSRLNWPGRDKVFAIFIGGLMVPSIFTLLPNFVLIKQLGLIDNLLGIALPTMFMTPFAVFFFRQFFLNVPKEIEEAALLDGVSKMGTFFRVVLPMSSSPLATLGILTYISSWNDYFWPLMVSYTDSSRVLTVALGVFRSQSPQSGTDWAGLMAATLVAALPMILLFGVFAKRIVNSIGFSGIK; this is encoded by the coding sequence ATGACAACAACAGCAGCTCGTCGCGTAGAAGCGAACATAGAGCCAAAGCCAACCAAAACCCGTCGCAGGCTCTCCCCCGGTCGCATCGTGGCCTGGGCGATCATGATTCTGGTCATTATCGTGACGCTCTTCCCTTTCTACTGGATGCTACGCACCGCGTTATCCACTAACCCCGGGCTGCAGGCTAACCCGGATTCTTGGCTACCACCAGAATTCACCTTTGGTGCCTTTGAACGCGTCTTCGGATTGCAAGACACCGAACAGGCCATCGCTGAAGGCGGGTCGGGAACGCAGCTGAACTTCTGGCGCTACCTGCTGAACTCGGTGTTTGTCTCCACGCTGATTACCGTATGCCAGCTGGCCTTCTCAGCCATGGCGGCCTTCGCTTTCTCACGTTTGAACTGGCCTGGCCGAGACAAGGTTTTTGCGATCTTCATCGGAGGCCTGATGGTCCCTTCGATCTTCACCTTGCTACCGAACTTCGTTCTGATCAAACAGCTGGGCCTGATCGATAATCTGCTAGGCATCGCCCTCCCCACGATGTTCATGACACCATTTGCGGTGTTCTTCTTCCGCCAGTTCTTCTTGAACGTACCTAAAGAAATCGAAGAGGCGGCGCTGCTGGACGGGGTCTCCAAAATGGGAACCTTCTTCCGTGTTGTACTTCCAATGTCTAGCTCGCCACTGGCCACTCTGGGCATCCTGACTTACATCAGTTCATGGAATGACTACTTCTGGCCTCTGATGGTTTCCTACACCGATTCCTCACGAGTACTCACTGTCGCTTTGGGCGTCTTCCGCTCCCAGTCCCCACAGTCCGGAACGGACTGGGCAGGACTGATGGCGGCAACGCTGGTCGCGGCACTTCCGATGATCCTGCTCTTCGGTGTCTTCGCCAAGCGCATCGTTAATTCCATCGGTTTCAGCGGCATCAAATAG
- a CDS encoding ABC transporter substrate-binding protein, with translation MNANQLPAKTRAARFTAVLATAALALTGCAGTTENAQPSNTIDYWMWDTSQLPSYQKCAAGFEKANPDLKVKITQYGWDDYWSKLTASFIAGTGPDVFTNHVSQYPQFVSLDVLAPLDDFKDIQGVDQEAFQDGLKDLWTGPDGKQYGMPKDWDTIAMYYNQKILDEAGVDPKEISDSQFSPEGGGSFEKLVAHLSIDANGVRGDEPGFDKNHVKVYGLGLSNAGGDNAGQSQWAGFAATNGWQATDQPLWGTHYNYDDPKVQETLDWYFGLSDKGFMPRYGQFNSADGVLGQVTSGSVAMVSDGAWMNASYISSDTKIGAARLPKGPDGTSKSVINGLADSVVKSSDNQEGGARWVAYLASKQCQDVVAKAGVVFPSRTDATNITSKIYAQQGMDPTAFTGPVKDGNTFYLPVTDHGADVTSLIIPALEDLWANRQPASTLNGTNDAINNVFIK, from the coding sequence ATGAATGCTAACCAACTTCCCGCAAAGACGCGCGCAGCGCGGTTCACCGCAGTGCTGGCCACCGCGGCACTGGCCTTGACCGGTTGCGCTGGCACCACTGAAAATGCCCAGCCTTCAAACACCATCGATTACTGGATGTGGGACACCAGCCAGCTGCCTTCGTACCAAAAGTGCGCCGCCGGCTTTGAAAAAGCCAATCCTGACTTGAAGGTGAAAATCACCCAGTACGGTTGGGATGACTACTGGAGCAAGCTGACCGCAAGCTTCATCGCAGGCACCGGACCGGATGTGTTCACGAACCATGTCTCGCAGTATCCGCAGTTCGTTTCACTGGATGTGCTCGCACCATTGGATGATTTCAAGGACATCCAAGGTGTGGACCAGGAAGCTTTCCAAGACGGATTGAAGGATCTGTGGACGGGACCGGACGGCAAGCAGTACGGCATGCCCAAGGACTGGGACACCATTGCGATGTACTACAACCAGAAGATTCTGGACGAAGCCGGCGTAGATCCCAAAGAGATCTCCGATTCCCAGTTCTCTCCGGAGGGCGGTGGCAGTTTTGAAAAACTAGTCGCTCACCTCAGCATTGATGCCAACGGAGTTCGAGGTGATGAGCCAGGCTTCGATAAGAACCACGTCAAGGTATATGGTCTTGGGCTTTCCAACGCCGGTGGCGACAATGCTGGCCAGTCACAGTGGGCAGGTTTTGCTGCCACCAACGGCTGGCAGGCCACCGACCAGCCACTGTGGGGAACCCACTACAACTACGACGATCCCAAAGTCCAAGAAACTCTCGACTGGTATTTCGGGCTCAGCGACAAGGGCTTCATGCCTCGCTACGGCCAGTTCAATTCGGCCGATGGTGTCCTCGGTCAGGTCACCTCCGGTTCCGTAGCCATGGTCAGCGATGGTGCCTGGATGAACGCATCCTACATATCGAGCGACACCAAGATCGGCGCCGCTCGTCTGCCCAAGGGTCCGGATGGTACTAGCAAATCCGTAATCAATGGCCTAGCGGACTCCGTGGTCAAGAGCAGCGACAACCAGGAGGGCGGTGCACGCTGGGTGGCTTACTTAGCCAGCAAGCAATGCCAGGATGTTGTAGCCAAGGCCGGCGTGGTCTTCCCATCGCGGACTGACGCCACCAACATCACGTCCAAGATCTACGCACAACAAGGCATGGACCCTACAGCCTTCACCGGGCCGGTCAAAGATGGCAACACCTTCTACCTGCCAGTCACTGACCACGGTGCCGATGTCACTTCGCTGATCATTCCCGCTCTTGAAGATCTCTGGGCGAATCGGCAGCCTGCGTCGACCCTGAACGGAACGAACGACGCGATCAACAACGTGTTCATCAAGTAG
- a CDS encoding nucleobase:cation symporter-2 family protein — protein MSATPDESTKAIRPEDVKLSVGKSFAYGLQHVLTMYGGIIAPPLIIGNAAGVSPADIGLLVACCLFVGGIATLLQTLGIPFFGAQLPLVQGTSFATVSTMVAIVNGGGGLPAVFGAVLVAALIGLLVAPFFARIIRFFPPVVTGVVITMIGISLTPVAANWAMGGDAKADDYGSLSNIGLAAGTLLVVLLLSKVGNAAISRMSILLAIVIGTIAAALLGKADFSKVSEGAIFAFPQPLAFGMPVFEIGGIISMTIVVLVILTETTADILAVGEIAGSKIDSKRIANGLRADMASSAIAPIFNTFTQSAFAQNVGLVAITGITSRFVVAAGGGILMVLGLLPVLGRVVAAIPTPVLGGAGIVLFGTVAASGIRTLSKVKYDGMNLVIVAASIAFGCIPIVKADFYAGFPTWFETIFHSGISSAAIMAVLLNLLFNEFTFGNTKNASVFSAAPPRMVKQDEICGLIEGDHFENGKLIDKEGYEIPVVSPDEFEKIQTGQIQMPVPKLAESQDH, from the coding sequence TTGAGCGCTACACCTGATGAATCTACCAAAGCCATCCGGCCTGAGGATGTAAAACTTTCCGTAGGAAAGAGTTTTGCCTACGGCCTGCAGCACGTGTTGACCATGTACGGCGGCATCATCGCCCCGCCACTGATCATCGGCAACGCCGCTGGAGTCTCGCCGGCCGATATCGGCCTATTGGTAGCTTGCTGTCTGTTTGTAGGTGGCATCGCCACCCTGCTGCAGACACTCGGCATCCCATTCTTCGGAGCTCAGCTTCCTCTCGTCCAGGGCACTTCCTTCGCCACGGTGTCCACCATGGTGGCCATCGTCAATGGCGGCGGGGGACTGCCGGCAGTGTTCGGTGCGGTGCTTGTCGCCGCATTGATCGGCTTGCTTGTTGCCCCGTTCTTCGCACGCATTATCCGTTTCTTCCCGCCGGTGGTCACCGGCGTGGTCATTACGATGATCGGCATCTCGCTCACCCCGGTGGCCGCCAACTGGGCCATGGGCGGAGATGCCAAGGCCGATGATTACGGTTCGCTGTCCAACATCGGGTTGGCCGCCGGAACGCTGCTGGTGGTCCTTCTGTTGTCCAAGGTCGGCAACGCCGCGATCTCGCGGATGTCCATCCTCTTGGCTATCGTCATCGGCACCATTGCCGCGGCTTTGCTGGGCAAAGCAGACTTCTCCAAGGTCTCCGAGGGAGCAATTTTCGCCTTCCCTCAGCCATTGGCTTTCGGCATGCCGGTCTTCGAGATCGGCGGCATCATCTCGATGACCATTGTGGTGCTGGTGATCCTCACCGAAACCACCGCGGACATCCTCGCCGTGGGCGAGATCGCAGGATCCAAGATCGACTCGAAGCGCATTGCCAACGGTCTTCGAGCCGACATGGCCTCGTCGGCGATCGCCCCGATCTTCAACACCTTTACCCAGTCGGCCTTTGCGCAGAATGTGGGCCTGGTGGCGATCACCGGAATCACCAGCCGATTTGTTGTCGCCGCGGGCGGTGGCATCCTGATGGTGCTCGGCCTGTTGCCAGTGCTCGGCCGCGTCGTCGCCGCCATCCCGACCCCAGTGCTCGGCGGCGCAGGCATTGTGCTCTTCGGTACCGTTGCCGCTTCGGGCATCCGCACGCTCTCGAAGGTCAAGTACGACGGCATGAATCTGGTGATCGTGGCAGCATCGATCGCCTTCGGCTGCATCCCGATCGTCAAAGCCGATTTCTACGCCGGATTCCCTACCTGGTTCGAGACCATCTTCCATTCCGGGATTTCTTCGGCAGCCATCATGGCGGTTCTGCTGAATCTGCTGTTCAATGAATTCACCTTCGGCAATACCAAGAACGCTTCGGTCTTCTCAGCCGCTCCGCCTCGCATGGTGAAGCAGGACGAGATCTGTGGGCTGATCGAAGGCGACCACTTCGAAAACGGCAAGCTGATCGACAAGGAAGGCTACGAAATCCCTGTCGTCTCACCGGATGAATTCGAGAAGATCCAAACCGGGCAGATCCAGATGCCGGTGCCGAAGTTGGCGGAATCCCAGGATCACTGA
- the pucL gene encoding factor-independent urate hydroxylase: MTTEITAPTQTKIVLGSNQYGKSEVRLVKITRDTERHQIQDLNVTSQLHGDFSAAHQDGDNSRVVATDTQKNTVYGLARNGVGAIEEFLVQLGEHFTGEFDWITGGRWAAQQFFWDRINDHDHAFSQNKSEVRTAVLEIDAQGKKSIVAGLEDLTVLKSTGSEFHGFPRDKYTTLKETTDRILATDVTARWRYTDQAIAEGIDFDGVYASVRNLLLTQFAQTHSYALQQTMFQMGQAVLEAHPEIAEIKMSLPNKHHFLVDLDVFGQDNPNEVFFAADRPYGLIEATITREGTEENHPIWANIPAFI; the protein is encoded by the coding sequence ATGACTACCGAAATCACCGCCCCAACCCAGACCAAGATCGTGCTCGGATCCAACCAGTACGGCAAGTCGGAAGTACGCCTGGTAAAGATCACCCGCGACACCGAGCGCCATCAGATCCAGGACCTGAATGTCACCAGCCAGCTGCACGGTGACTTCAGCGCAGCCCACCAGGATGGCGACAACTCCCGCGTTGTTGCCACCGACACCCAGAAGAACACCGTGTACGGCCTGGCCCGCAACGGCGTGGGTGCCATCGAAGAGTTCCTGGTGCAGCTGGGCGAGCACTTCACCGGCGAATTCGACTGGATCACCGGTGGCCGCTGGGCAGCGCAGCAGTTCTTCTGGGACCGCATCAACGATCACGACCATGCCTTCTCGCAGAACAAATCCGAGGTCCGCACCGCGGTCTTGGAGATCGACGCGCAGGGCAAGAAGTCCATTGTTGCCGGCCTTGAGGATCTGACGGTCCTGAAGTCCACCGGCAGCGAGTTCCACGGCTTCCCGCGGGACAAGTACACGACCTTGAAGGAAACCACCGACCGCATCTTGGCCACTGACGTGACCGCACGCTGGCGCTACACGGATCAGGCCATTGCCGAAGGCATCGACTTCGACGGCGTCTACGCCTCGGTGCGCAACCTGCTGCTCACCCAGTTCGCGCAGACCCACTCCTACGCGCTGCAGCAGACCATGTTCCAGATGGGCCAGGCAGTACTGGAAGCCCATCCGGAAATCGCTGAGATCAAGATGTCCCTGCCGAACAAGCACCACTTCCTTGTGGACCTGGATGTCTTCGGACAGGACAACCCGAATGAGGTCTTCTTCGCCGCGGACCGCCCTTACGGGTTGATCGAAGCGACCATCACCCGTGAAGGTACGGAAGAAAATCACCCGATCTGGGCCAATATTCCGGCATTTATCTAA
- the uraH gene encoding hydroxyisourate hydrolase, whose amino-acid sequence MADDSAERSHITTHILDTGTGRPASGVKATLEAKTASGWQEIGTGSTDADGRIKNLGPIQVEAGRYRISFETGDYFGKQGTESFFPAVTIDFFVNDVDEHYHVPLLISPFAYSTYRGS is encoded by the coding sequence ATGGCGGATGACAGCGCAGAGCGCAGCCACATCACCACCCACATACTCGACACCGGGACCGGGAGGCCTGCCTCCGGTGTCAAGGCCACGCTGGAAGCCAAGACGGCATCCGGCTGGCAAGAAATCGGAACAGGTTCAACCGATGCGGATGGACGCATCAAGAACCTTGGGCCGATACAGGTTGAAGCCGGCCGCTACCGGATTTCATTTGAAACCGGCGACTACTTCGGGAAGCAGGGAACGGAAAGCTTCTTCCCCGCGGTAACCATCGACTTCTTCGTGAATGACGTCGATGAGCACTACCACGTACCTCTTCTTATCAGCCCGTTTGCATATTCCACGTACCGAGGGAGTTAG
- the uraD gene encoding 2-oxo-4-hydroxy-4-carboxy-5-ureidoimidazoline decarboxylase — protein MHLDAFNELSAAEAENLLRPCVDVDRWINELISARPFADRDELASYALSGIAPFNPQELDAALAQHPRIGERAEGESKEADLSRGEQATLKLDGDATARLKAANQDYEQRFDRVFLIRAAGRSTEEILAECERRLANDDATELAEVATQLREIAVLRLKDLITN, from the coding sequence ATGCACCTCGACGCGTTCAACGAACTCTCCGCAGCAGAAGCCGAAAACCTTCTTCGGCCCTGCGTTGATGTCGACCGTTGGATCAACGAACTGATCTCCGCTCGTCCCTTCGCTGACCGGGACGAACTCGCTTCTTATGCCCTGAGTGGCATCGCCCCTTTTAATCCCCAGGAGCTGGACGCCGCCTTGGCGCAGCACCCGCGCATCGGCGAACGGGCAGAGGGCGAAAGCAAAGAAGCGGATCTATCACGCGGCGAGCAGGCAACTTTGAAACTCGATGGGGATGCAACGGCTCGCCTGAAAGCAGCGAATCAGGACTACGAACAGCGCTTTGATCGAGTGTTCCTCATCCGCGCCGCCGGTCGCAGCACCGAGGAGATCCTGGCCGAATGCGAACGCCGGCTGGCGAACGACGACGCCACCGAACTTGCCGAAGTCGCCACGCAATTGCGTGAAATAGCCGTTCTTCGGCTCAAAGACCTCATTACCAACTAA
- a CDS encoding TetR/AcrR family transcriptional regulator, which translates to MSRHSDKAREVLLDAAEELFALHGIDAVSNRKITEHAGTANHSAIKYHFGSRADLLRAMVQRAVGDVYAIREKLPLNSDVSALNLREQVTLYTLPLVYSFDALPKPSWRAKFLFQALLRPDLTDVLAGLVDEDFRGKDFPRRLPPELEGLPDVVISARAKILGLMLLGLCAEYEDSVNEGEQLGTWESVGYFLIDSVVGMMAAPSTSPADFMDFSQR; encoded by the coding sequence GTGAGTCGACATAGCGACAAGGCGCGAGAAGTGCTGCTGGATGCGGCGGAAGAGCTTTTTGCGCTGCACGGAATCGATGCGGTTTCAAACCGCAAGATCACGGAGCACGCTGGTACGGCCAACCACTCAGCTATCAAGTATCACTTTGGTAGCCGAGCGGACCTATTGCGTGCGATGGTTCAGCGAGCGGTGGGCGATGTGTATGCCATCCGCGAGAAACTACCACTGAACTCGGATGTATCAGCACTAAACTTGCGTGAACAGGTCACGTTGTACACTCTTCCGTTGGTCTATTCCTTTGATGCTCTGCCGAAGCCTTCATGGCGAGCCAAGTTCCTTTTCCAGGCTTTGCTTCGCCCTGACCTCACGGACGTATTGGCGGGACTAGTCGATGAAGATTTCCGTGGAAAAGACTTTCCCCGGCGTCTACCTCCTGAGTTGGAGGGACTGCCTGACGTAGTCATTAGTGCGCGTGCCAAGATTCTTGGGTTGATGCTGTTGGGCCTCTGTGCAGAGTACGAGGATTCGGTAAATGAGGGCGAGCAGCTGGGTACGTGGGAGTCTGTAGGTTACTTCTTGATCGATTCCGTGGTCGGAATGATGGCTGCTCCGAGCACCTCGCCCGCTGATTTTATGGATTTTTCTCAGCGATAA
- a CDS encoding DUF3533 domain-containing protein yields MSTAPADPQSTPPSRREAKQEQQNLTPQEAAAKRAKAEKIGRTVAVFIMPLMIVGMMIWGYLGAMHHQEAKNMPVAISATSSSAAEKFAKSLEEQNSDAVDITIADSGLEARTQVTDRDVTAAVVLDDKSATLYTASGAGVSSSSAITAVLTPVLAEDGFTINSQDLAPLPENDSMGMGAMLLSTAMITAGYMPWSLAFSNSPELLKRRRALPLLAGWSLLLSGLGILIGGPILGVIPAASIIPVWGTLALGVFAVGSSQVLLTRIFGAMAVIPGMFLFMVLGQPASNMGMSVYMLPKIFPFLHQFLPMPALGEAMRSVLYFDGNGAGKHILILIAGAVAAVLLTTFIDFLRVRKGKSPTPTQINVVSLHGGARPKNRAWRYITLGAVPFGMIAIMLTAMLGAMQEPTPRHMPVALVGSTTEQAQQMADSLNESMEGKFDFTILDNADDAKAMVEAQDLTGAFILPSQDDPQATIYTAQASGNAASQVVVQVFTQIGQSQKMAVDHQELAPLPDNDNIGTATMYYGMGWVMAGFMVIMVGSTAAPHVRPLKKLIPLLAVYSAFMSLVLYLIAGPFTNAVDGHFGKLFSVGMLAIFAVAMLTTVFNRLIGMLCLLPTMLLVMFLGVPASNGALSIYMEPRMFNILHDILPMPAAVESIRSILYFDSEGLSAHLVTLAIWALVCLAVTMVIDQLKPVRTTSHPVPEEELAALQGRALEAKATEAAQGADQIDAEAQHLIHDDHSQVEEEKDTVQV; encoded by the coding sequence TTGAGCACTGCACCCGCCGATCCACAGAGCACGCCGCCATCTCGGCGTGAAGCAAAACAGGAGCAACAAAACCTCACTCCGCAAGAGGCGGCCGCCAAGCGCGCTAAGGCTGAGAAGATCGGACGGACAGTCGCGGTTTTCATCATGCCTCTGATGATCGTAGGCATGATGATCTGGGGTTACCTCGGAGCCATGCACCATCAAGAAGCCAAGAACATGCCCGTTGCAATTAGCGCAACGAGCTCCTCGGCGGCTGAAAAATTTGCTAAGTCACTTGAAGAGCAAAACTCCGACGCAGTAGATATCACCATCGCCGACTCCGGCCTGGAAGCTCGCACACAGGTCACCGATCGCGATGTGACGGCAGCCGTGGTTCTGGATGATAAGTCTGCGACTCTGTACACCGCCAGCGGTGCCGGTGTTTCCAGCTCTTCAGCCATCACCGCAGTGCTTACCCCCGTATTGGCCGAAGATGGATTTACGATCAACAGCCAGGACCTTGCGCCACTTCCTGAGAATGACTCCATGGGTATGGGCGCCATGCTCCTGTCCACAGCGATGATCACCGCCGGTTACATGCCCTGGTCCCTGGCTTTCTCCAACTCTCCCGAGTTGCTCAAGCGTCGTCGCGCGCTGCCATTACTGGCCGGCTGGTCTCTTCTACTCTCAGGTCTGGGTATTTTGATTGGCGGACCAATCTTGGGCGTCATCCCAGCCGCCAGCATCATTCCGGTGTGGGGCACACTGGCACTAGGCGTCTTCGCCGTCGGTTCCTCGCAGGTTCTTTTGACCCGCATCTTCGGCGCCATGGCCGTAATCCCCGGCATGTTCCTGTTCATGGTGCTCGGTCAGCCTGCCTCCAACATGGGCATGTCCGTATATATGCTGCCGAAGATCTTCCCGTTCCTGCACCAGTTCTTGCCAATGCCCGCTCTCGGTGAGGCCATGCGTTCGGTACTGTACTTTGATGGCAACGGGGCTGGGAAACATATTCTGATCCTCATCGCTGGCGCAGTGGCAGCTGTATTGCTAACCACGTTCATCGACTTCCTGCGAGTCCGTAAGGGAAAGAGCCCCACACCAACGCAGATTAACGTTGTCTCGCTACACGGTGGCGCACGCCCTAAGAACAGAGCTTGGCGCTACATTACCTTGGGTGCAGTTCCCTTCGGCATGATCGCCATCATGCTCACCGCTATGCTCGGCGCAATGCAAGAACCAACGCCTCGACATATGCCAGTGGCTTTGGTCGGCTCCACCACCGAACAGGCTCAGCAGATGGCCGACTCCTTGAATGAATCCATGGAGGGCAAGTTCGACTTCACCATCTTGGATAACGCGGATGATGCCAAGGCTATGGTCGAAGCTCAAGACCTCACCGGCGCATTTATCTTGCCAAGCCAAGACGATCCACAGGCCACGATCTATACCGCGCAGGCTTCAGGCAACGCTGCCTCGCAGGTAGTTGTTCAGGTCTTCACCCAAATTGGCCAGTCGCAAAAGATGGCCGTGGACCATCAAGAGCTTGCCCCACTGCCAGATAACGACAATATAGGCACCGCCACCATGTACTACGGTATGGGCTGGGTGATGGCAGGATTCATGGTCATCATGGTTGGCTCGACCGCCGCCCCGCACGTTCGTCCACTGAAGAAACTCATCCCACTGCTGGCGGTCTATTCGGCCTTCATGTCTCTGGTTCTGTATTTGATCGCCGGTCCGTTTACCAACGCCGTGGATGGACACTTTGGGAAGCTGTTCAGTGTCGGCATGTTGGCCATCTTCGCAGTAGCGATGCTGACCACCGTATTCAACCGACTAATTGGCATGCTTTGCTTGCTGCCAACAATGCTGCTGGTGATGTTCCTCGGCGTACCAGCCTCCAACGGTGCGCTGTCGATCTACATGGAACCGCGCATGTTCAACATCCTGCATGACATCCTGCCGATGCCAGCAGCGGTTGAATCGATCCGCTCGATTCTCTACTTCGATTCAGAAGGTCTGAGTGCTCACCTAGTGACCCTAGCCATCTGGGCTCTGGTCTGCCTGGCCGTGACCATGGTGATTGACCAGCTCAAGCCGGTCCGAACCACCAGCCACCCAGTACCCGAGGAAGAGCTAGCAGCTCTTCAGGGTCGCGCGCTGGAAGCCAAGGCAACAGAGGCCGCGCAGGGCGCGGACCAGATTGATGCTGAAGCTCAGCACCTCATCCATGACGACCACTCGCAGGTCGAGGAAGAGAAAGACACAGTTCAGGTCTAA
- a CDS encoding AEC family transporter produces MFLDVLYGVLPLFFIMLIGYGTSYAPKFPASVEPALNVFVFYVALPALLYKVVGRADISQGVPFSFLWISIVATLLFAGVSWILFRYLLRVGKARALAGMLTTSFGNVSYLGIPVILGVMGPQAGFAAGMGQLVHNIIFMVGFPILTQIMMPAGADAGQHPASGSRLLRTIRNALLYSPVTWAMVIGGAVVLSGVRVPAPIDDTIDLLSAAAAPGALFVIGMSLKRTIERSRAARNAPVKSAAAPAAWAKSSMLVMVIGKLVALPLLTVLMLQLFAPDLDRIWFNAAVLMAAMPVSATAYIMAYNDTGDGEPTAVAIVITCLLSVIALPVLAQLVLK; encoded by the coding sequence GTGTTCCTCGACGTGCTCTACGGTGTCTTGCCGCTGTTCTTCATCATGCTCATCGGCTACGGCACGAGTTACGCACCCAAATTTCCAGCCTCCGTCGAACCAGCATTGAACGTCTTCGTGTTCTACGTGGCCTTGCCTGCGCTGCTGTACAAAGTGGTGGGCCGCGCCGACATCAGCCAGGGAGTGCCCTTCTCATTCCTCTGGATCAGCATTGTCGCGACACTGCTCTTTGCCGGGGTCAGCTGGATCCTCTTCAGATACCTGCTGCGCGTGGGGAAAGCCCGTGCGCTCGCCGGAATGCTCACCACGAGTTTTGGCAACGTTTCCTACCTCGGTATTCCGGTGATCCTGGGTGTGATGGGCCCGCAGGCCGGCTTCGCCGCCGGGATGGGCCAACTGGTGCACAACATCATCTTCATGGTCGGGTTCCCCATCCTCACGCAGATCATGATGCCAGCCGGGGCTGACGCAGGGCAGCATCCTGCCAGCGGATCCCGGCTCCTGCGCACCATCCGCAACGCGCTGCTTTATAGCCCGGTCACCTGGGCCATGGTCATCGGCGGTGCCGTGGTGCTTTCGGGAGTCCGCGTACCGGCTCCGATTGACGACACCATTGACCTGCTCTCCGCCGCTGCGGCTCCCGGAGCGCTCTTTGTCATCGGCATGTCCCTGAAGCGAACCATTGAACGCTCACGTGCGGCCAGGAATGCGCCAGTGAAATCGGCTGCGGCACCGGCTGCTTGGGCCAAGAGCTCCATGCTGGTCATGGTCATCGGCAAGCTGGTGGCCCTGCCGCTGCTCACGGTGCTGATGCTCCAACTTTTTGCCCCGGACCTGGATCGCATTTGGTTCAACGCAGCAGTCTTGATGGCTGCCATGCCGGTCAGCGCCACCGCCTACATCATGGCGTACAACGACACCGGAGACGGCGAACCCACTGCGGTGGCTATCGTGATCACCTGCCTGCTGTCCGTTATCGCATTGCCCGTGCTGGCCCAGCTGGTCTTAAAATGA